CGAGCGCGAGTTCGAGTTCGCTCCGGATGACGTCGGCACCCAGCCCCTCCGCTTCTTCGTCGTCGAGTACCTCCGCGAGGCGGCCTTTGCACGGCTGGGCGACGAGCTGCCCTACGCCTTCACGGCGGAAGTCGAGGAGTTTCGCGAAGCCGAACGGCCGGTGTACATTCGGGTGACGCTGTTCGTCGAGCGGGAGTCGCAGAAGGGAATGGTCATCGGGCAAGGCGGCGAAACCATCAAAGCCATCGGCGCCCACGCCCGGTCCCGCCTGGAAGAGCTGATCGGCGCACCCGTCTACCTCGACTCGTGGGTCAAGGTGCTGCCCAACTGGCGCAAGAGTTCCACGGCGCTGACCCGCTTCGGATTTCCCGAGTCCACCCCCGCCGCGGCCGCGCGCCGGTCGTCCGGAAAGGAGACGGCATGAGTCTGGCCCCCGAGCTGCTGCAGATCCTCGTGTGCCCCAAGTGCAAGGGCGAGCTGGAGTATCGTACCGCCCCGGAAGCGCTCGTCTGCCACGCCTGCCGTCTGATCTACCCGGTCGAGGACGGCATCCCCATCATGCTGATCGACGAAGCCAAGCCGCTCTAGCAGCACCCCCGAGGCTTGGCCGATCGGGGTTCCCAAATTAGCTTGGGATAAACCCTTAACAGAGGCTTTGGGTGCGGACTCGCCCGACGATTCTCTTCTATTCGCCGGACGAATGCCCGGTGCCCACTC
This is a stretch of genomic DNA from Gemmatimonadales bacterium. It encodes these proteins:
- a CDS encoding Trm112 family protein; this encodes MSLAPELLQILVCPKCKGELEYRTAPEALVCHACRLIYPVEDGIPIMLIDEAKPL